From one Halothece sp. PCC 7418 genomic stretch:
- the crtR gene encoding beta-carotene hydroxylase: protein MVQVQPSLRVPKDYIDPDGGWNVNVWMFLTAWSLFILSHCGYWLWSWPGWFCFPVNVLCLHLAGTVIHDASHRAGHRNLVINTILGHGTALMLGFVFPVFTRVHLQHHAHVNDPKNDPDHFVSTGGPLFLIPARFFYHEVFFFKRRLWKNYELLEWFVSRSIVGFIVYLSFQYGFFEYLVNYWFSAALVVGWTLGLFFDYLPHRPFQERDRWKNARVYPSKILNLLICGQNYHLVHHLWPSIPWYKYQPAYYQMKPLLDHKGAYQSLGLLAGKKDFLGFIYDIFLGIRFHKQ, encoded by the coding sequence ATGGTGCAGGTGCAACCCTCACTACGAGTCCCAAAAGATTATATTGATCCCGATGGCGGATGGAATGTTAATGTCTGGATGTTCCTCACGGCGTGGAGTTTATTTATTCTATCTCATTGCGGTTACTGGCTGTGGAGTTGGCCCGGTTGGTTTTGTTTTCCCGTGAATGTTCTCTGTTTACACTTAGCAGGGACAGTAATACATGATGCGTCTCATCGGGCGGGACATCGCAATCTTGTCATTAATACAATTTTAGGGCATGGTACAGCTTTGATGTTGGGGTTTGTGTTTCCTGTGTTTACCCGTGTTCATTTACAACACCACGCTCATGTCAATGATCCCAAAAACGATCCTGATCATTTTGTTTCGACGGGGGGTCCCCTATTCTTGATTCCCGCAAGGTTTTTCTATCATGAAGTATTCTTTTTTAAGCGTCGCTTGTGGAAAAACTACGAACTGCTAGAGTGGTTTGTCAGTCGTTCGATTGTTGGGTTTATTGTTTATTTATCCTTTCAATATGGTTTTTTTGAATATCTGGTGAATTATTGGTTTTCTGCTGCGTTAGTAGTCGGTTGGACACTGGGCTTATTTTTTGATTATCTTCCTCATCGCCCCTTTCAAGAGCGCGATCGTTGGAAAAATGCAAGAGTCTATCCTAGTAAAATTTTGAATTTACTGATTTGTGGGCAAAATTATCATTTAGTGCATCATCTTTGGCCCTCGATTCCTTGGTATAAGTATCAACCCGCTTATTATCAGATGAAGCCTCTGTTAGATCACAAGGGCGCTTACCAGTCGTTAGGATTGTTAGCAGGGAAGAAAGATTTCTTGGGCTTTATTTACGATATCTTTCTGGGGATTCGCTTTCATAAGCAGTGA
- a CDS encoding DegT/DnrJ/EryC1/StrS aminotransferase family protein has product MNDIIIPILDLTTQYQSIQTEIQEAMNRVLESGRFILGEEVAQFEQAVANYLGVKHAIGVNSGTDALIISLRSLGIGKGDEVITTPFSFFATAEAVSQVGAIPIFVDVEADTFNINPRKIIQKITPQTQAILPVHLYGNPAAIAQIVEIAKTYNLKIVEDCAQSFGAKYEADCVTCQQECSETMRLSQQGKFTGSIGDMGAFSFFPTKNLGAYGDGGLIATDDDQLAESARMLRVHGERKKYHNEMFGYNSRLDALQAAILRVKLKYIDQWNEQRRRVAQEYNERLSAVENLITPTLKKGHVFHQYTVRILGGKRDQLRDRLRDAGIATMIYYPVSQDQLPVYEGRYEKLPVSERLTQEVLSLPIWPELTTANIDTITEVIKTDLA; this is encoded by the coding sequence ATGAATGACATCATAATTCCCATTTTAGATTTAACCACTCAATATCAAAGCATTCAAACCGAAATTCAAGAAGCAATGAATCGAGTGCTGGAGTCGGGTCGCTTTATTTTAGGGGAAGAAGTGGCTCAATTTGAGCAAGCGGTTGCCAATTATTTAGGCGTTAAACACGCGATCGGTGTTAATTCTGGAACCGATGCCCTAATCATTAGTTTACGCAGTTTAGGAATTGGCAAAGGGGATGAAGTAATTACGACTCCTTTTAGTTTTTTTGCCACAGCAGAAGCGGTTAGTCAAGTGGGCGCAATTCCAATTTTCGTCGATGTAGAAGCAGATACCTTTAATATTAATCCTCGGAAAATTATTCAGAAAATTACTCCGCAAACTCAAGCTATTTTACCAGTTCACTTATACGGAAATCCCGCAGCGATCGCGCAAATTGTAGAAATTGCAAAAACTTATAACTTAAAAATAGTAGAAGACTGCGCTCAATCATTTGGCGCGAAGTATGAAGCCGATTGCGTCACTTGTCAACAAGAATGTTCGGAAACCATGCGTTTGAGTCAACAAGGAAAATTCACAGGTAGCATCGGTGATATGGGAGCGTTTTCCTTTTTTCCCACGAAGAATCTTGGGGCTTATGGTGACGGTGGGTTAATCGCTACCGATGATGACCAACTCGCCGAGTCAGCGCGAATGTTGCGAGTTCATGGAGAACGCAAAAAATATCATAATGAAATGTTTGGATATAATTCCCGTTTAGATGCGCTACAAGCTGCGATTCTCAGGGTGAAATTAAAGTATATTGACCAATGGAATGAACAGCGCAGACGAGTGGCGCAAGAGTATAATGAGCGCTTAAGTGCTGTCGAAAATCTCATTACACCAACCCTCAAAAAAGGTCATGTTTTCCATCAATATACGGTAAGAATTTTAGGAGGAAAACGAGACCAGTTAAGAGATCGTTTGAGGGACGCTGGAATTGCAACCATGATTTATTATCCCGTTTCTCAAGATCAATTACCCGTTTATGAAGGTCGATATGAAAAACTTCCTGTGAGTGAACGGTTAACGCAAGAAGTTCTTAGTCTTCCGATTTGGCCAGAATTGACAACTGCGAACATTGACACCATTACCGAAGTCATTAAAACTGATCTGGCTTAA
- a CDS encoding methyltransferase domain-containing protein, producing MKEAETSPEQALRAQIASSYLLGNGIEIGALHSPLNVPHHVTVKYVDRMSVPELRKQYPKLKNYKLVEVDIIDDGERLNSIPDASVDFVIANHMIEHCQNPISAMEQHLRVLRHHGILYMAVPDMRYTFDRDRAVTSLEHLIKDYTEGPEWSMKSHFEDWVRLREKVPEDRVTPRVQYLMSIDYSIHFHVWRQIDFFELLLYCQNDLSFPFEIELIQKIISLNLSSFLASNRLNQRFPVALKMKLI from the coding sequence GTGAAAGAAGCGGAAACATCACCAGAACAAGCATTACGGGCGCAAATTGCATCCTCTTATTTATTGGGAAATGGGATTGAGATTGGAGCATTACATTCACCCCTCAATGTTCCACATCATGTCACAGTCAAATATGTTGATCGGATGTCTGTTCCTGAATTAAGAAAGCAATATCCCAAATTAAAGAACTATAAATTAGTGGAAGTTGACATTATTGATGATGGTGAACGTCTCAATTCTATCCCAGATGCTTCTGTTGATTTTGTCATTGCTAATCACATGATTGAACATTGTCAAAATCCAATCAGTGCAATGGAGCAACATTTGAGAGTTTTACGACACCATGGTATTCTCTATATGGCTGTTCCTGATATGCGTTATACTTTTGACCGCGATCGCGCTGTCACCTCTTTAGAACATTTAATTAAAGATTATACCGAAGGCCCTGAATGGTCAATGAAATCTCACTTTGAAGACTGGGTGAGATTAAGAGAAAAAGTTCCTGAAGATCGAGTGACTCCAAGGGTGCAATATTTAATGTCTATTGATTACAGCATCCACTTTCATGTTTGGAGACAAATTGATTTTTTTGAATTGCTGCTTTACTGTCAAAATGATCTATCCTTTCCTTTTGAAATTGAATTGATACAAAAAATAATCAGTTTGAATTTATCGTCATTCTTAGCAAGCAATCGTCTGAACCAGCGATTCCCAGTGGCTTTGAAGATGAAACTTATCTGA
- a CDS encoding ABC transporter ATP-binding protein, with translation MSEIAVSLKNVSKCFKRYAHPADRLKDLLFKNRSRGDEFWALKDINLEIPRGETWGLVGRNGSGKSTLLQILVGTLTPTHGQVKVSGRVSALLELGSGFNPEFTGRQNVFFNGKILGLSRQEIENKFDEIAAFADIGDFMDQPVKTYSSGMFVRLAFAVATTIEPDILVVDEALAVGDEVFQRKCFARIENIQERGGTVLFVSHAASSIIELCNAAILLDQGELLLQGTPKLIVSKYHKLIYAPPAQLNEIKQSIRDSTQSNKTDGKPSNHRETTAISEEVSEDFYDPNLIPKSTVTYVDRGATIETAYLKNIAGQQVNLLCLGKKYTYCYTVKFKEPAFAVRFAMLIKTNSGIPLGGAVSHSPTDAIELIRPGTIMRVEFNFYCSLLPGTYFLNSGVLGLVDGSETFLHRCLDIAMFRVQPEQDLLVTGTVDFSIETQIIFSPHLLEV, from the coding sequence ATGAGTGAGATTGCGGTTTCTCTAAAAAATGTCTCGAAATGTTTTAAGCGTTATGCTCATCCCGCCGATCGGTTGAAAGATTTACTCTTCAAAAATCGTTCCCGAGGAGATGAGTTTTGGGCGTTGAAAGACATTAACTTAGAAATTCCTCGTGGAGAAACGTGGGGCTTAGTGGGACGCAATGGGTCAGGAAAAAGCACCCTCTTACAAATTTTAGTGGGAACTCTCACGCCAACGCACGGTCAGGTCAAAGTATCAGGTCGTGTTTCCGCCTTACTGGAATTGGGAAGTGGTTTCAATCCTGAATTTACAGGACGACAAAATGTTTTTTTTAATGGCAAGATTTTAGGGTTAAGTCGTCAAGAAATTGAAAATAAATTTGATGAAATCGCTGCTTTTGCTGATATTGGCGATTTTATGGATCAACCAGTAAAAACCTATTCCAGTGGGATGTTTGTGCGCTTAGCGTTTGCGGTTGCAACCACTATTGAACCAGATATTTTAGTGGTAGATGAAGCGTTAGCAGTGGGAGATGAAGTCTTTCAACGCAAATGCTTTGCTCGGATTGAAAACATACAAGAACGAGGAGGAACAGTTTTATTTGTTTCTCATGCAGCGAGTTCTATTATCGAACTGTGTAATGCAGCCATTTTACTAGATCAAGGGGAGTTATTGTTGCAGGGAACTCCCAAATTAATTGTTTCTAAATATCATAAGTTGATTTACGCTCCACCTGCTCAACTCAATGAGATTAAACAAAGTATTCGAGATTCTACACAGAGCAATAAAACTGATGGGAAACCGTCAAATCATCGTGAAACGACAGCAATTTCTGAGGAAGTTTCCGAAGACTTTTATGACCCTAACTTAATTCCAAAAAGTACAGTGACATACGTTGATCGGGGAGCGACAATTGAGACGGCGTACTTAAAAAATATAGCGGGACAGCAGGTTAACTTGTTGTGTCTTGGCAAAAAATATACCTATTGTTACACGGTTAAATTTAAAGAACCCGCTTTTGCTGTCCGCTTTGCCATGTTAATTAAAACTAATAGCGGTATTCCTCTTGGAGGAGCAGTTTCTCATTCTCCCACAGACGCGATCGAATTAATTCGACCTGGCACAATAATGCGAGTAGAATTTAATTTTTACTGTTCTCTTTTGCCAGGAACTTATTTCCTTAACTCAGGGGTATTAGGATTAGTTGATGGCTCGGAAACTTTCTTGCACCGCTGTCTTGATATTGCCATGTTTCGGGTTCAACCAGAGCAAGACTTATTAGTAACAGGAACTGTCGATTTTAGTATCGAAACTCAAATCATCTTTTCTCCTCACTTGTTAGAAGTCTAA
- a CDS encoding alpha/beta fold hydrolase, with protein sequence MSHHPYFLTPKPFHPHSPLFVFLPGMDGTGELLHTQTDTLDQCFDLRSLAIPQSNFSDWDELTNSVLDLITKEQRQKPEKTTYLCGESFGGCLALKVLEKAPELFHRVILVNPASSFRQRPYLAWGAVGTGFMPEPIYRSSTVLILPFLAAMGRIAPRDRRALLNAMKSVPPQTVRWRLSLLDEFAVDPQSLQQTLAPVLLLAAASDRILPSVEEAEQLAEHFPQSQVVVLPDSGHTCLLETDNRLCDILQEADFLEERAREQLFAAS encoded by the coding sequence ATGAGCCATCACCCCTATTTTTTAACCCCAAAACCCTTTCATCCTCACTCTCCACTGTTTGTCTTTTTACCAGGTATGGATGGAACAGGGGAACTCTTACACACCCAAACGGATACCTTAGATCAATGTTTCGATCTCCGTTCTCTTGCGATTCCCCAATCGAATTTTAGCGACTGGGACGAGTTGACAAACTCAGTCCTTGATTTAATCACGAAAGAACAGAGGCAAAAACCAGAGAAAACAACGTATTTGTGTGGGGAATCGTTTGGCGGTTGCTTGGCGTTGAAAGTGTTAGAGAAAGCCCCAGAGTTATTTCATCGCGTGATTTTAGTGAACCCTGCTTCTTCGTTTCGTCAACGCCCTTATTTGGCTTGGGGAGCAGTGGGAACAGGGTTTATGCCCGAACCGATTTATCGCTCCTCCACTGTCCTGATTTTACCCTTTTTAGCGGCCATGGGACGGATTGCCCCGCGCGATCGGCGTGCGCTTCTCAATGCGATGAAATCTGTCCCCCCGCAAACGGTGCGCTGGCGATTATCGCTGTTAGATGAGTTTGCAGTGGATCCCCAAAGCCTTCAACAAACTCTAGCCCCTGTTTTATTACTCGCAGCAGCTTCAGATCGAATTTTACCCTCTGTAGAAGAAGCGGAACAACTAGCCGAGCATTTTCCTCAGTCGCAAGTGGTCGTTTTACCCGATAGCGGACATACTTGTTTATTAGAAACAGACAATCGGTTATGTGATATTCTCCAAGAAGCAGATTTTTTAGAAGAACGAGCCCGTGAACAACTTTTTGCTGCTTCTTAG
- a CDS encoding 1-acyl-sn-glycerol-3-phosphate acyltransferase — protein MVSNRPLTLSQGLLQALGTQVFVYFENRIPRDAAVVVVSNHRSFMDPMMLMVGLGHPLRTACHHYMGEVPLLRQVVESLGCFPLATQSERGTTFVRQGKDFLSANNWLAVFPEGAEPMVNLTTPTEMCRFQPGFAHLLLRANISNLAVLPVAIASQEEEVSATVPLKILHWFDPSEALFDQWTLHPMVIYKRANLLVGRPYWITPQRQAQYQGKQTKKGIVEITRYCQSEIKQLLQIGCC, from the coding sequence ATGGTTTCTAATCGACCGCTTACTCTCTCTCAGGGATTACTACAAGCCTTGGGAACACAAGTTTTTGTTTATTTTGAAAACCGCATTCCTCGGGATGCTGCGGTCGTGGTGGTGAGCAACCATCGCAGTTTTATGGATCCCATGATGCTGATGGTGGGATTGGGACACCCTTTACGCACGGCTTGTCATCACTATATGGGAGAAGTGCCACTGTTACGGCAGGTGGTAGAATCATTAGGTTGTTTCCCCTTAGCCACACAGTCGGAACGAGGGACGACGTTTGTTCGTCAAGGGAAAGACTTTTTAAGTGCCAACAATTGGTTAGCGGTGTTTCCAGAGGGCGCAGAACCAATGGTGAACTTAACGACTCCCACTGAAATGTGCAGATTTCAACCAGGGTTTGCTCATCTCCTATTACGGGCAAATATTTCTAATTTAGCGGTTTTGCCTGTCGCGATCGCGTCTCAAGAAGAAGAAGTGAGCGCAACTGTCCCCCTTAAAATATTACATTGGTTTGACCCTTCCGAAGCACTGTTTGATCAGTGGACTTTACATCCAATGGTCATTTACAAACGGGCGAATCTCCTCGTGGGTCGTCCTTATTGGATCACCCCGCAACGCCAAGCTCAATATCAAGGGAAACAAACCAAGAAAGGTATTGTCGAGATTACCCGCTATTGTCAAAGCGAAATTAAACAGTTATTACAAATTGGATGTTGTTAA
- a CDS encoding glycosyltransferase: MSQTNSKRQSQILIITGMHRSGTSLATSLLHTSGLDVGDYLMSGQFDNIKGHFEDLDFVKFHEEVLASKGISTQGWTTESKIDVPEQFLEQAQSIIEKKQHKFLWGWKDPRTTLFLNFWQTFLPNAKFLFIYRSPWEVIDSLYRRGDGAFLKNPNLAIDLWCSYNEIILDFCNQNPESCLLSDIDHIIHNDQSFLEEIQQKFGIPLQPNQLSKIYNPSLFNNSKLGKHRPTIIQTHFPKAIEIYQKLNQNCTNILSNYKSDCNGRNSPFSNYQSWVLQDWLNLRQKERELKQIETELEQTQTELEKSQSQIYHYQVQLKEAQTTIIAMETSKFWKLRKLWFKCKNLLKSQLYVHYLNQLKLVIFLSLKYGIPDTIQRLRQDYKIPLSDDINYQKWLALHYPKKSDLMAMAEKLNSLKYQPVISIIMPVFNTPEAFLKESIETVLTQVYPHWELCIADDASTQRHIRDLLNHYQAQDARIKVIFRPENGHISKTSNSALELATGEYIALLDHDDLLTPDALYQVVKFLNQTPEADMIYSDEDKINEEGKLQDPYFKPDWCPDSFLSRMYTNHLGIYRHQLIQEIGGFREGYEGSQDYDLVLRLTEKTDQIFHLPKILYHWRIHPNSTAENLSSKNYATEAAKKALEDALKRREEKGKIVPVEGGHHIIRYEVKDPDLVSIIIPTKNLGNVLNTCLKSIFEKTTYPHYEVLVIDNGSTEQQTKNIFESWKMREPNRFRYETLDIPFNFSKLNNYGVEQTTGKYLLFLNNDTEVIDNDWLEAMVEQAQRPSIGAVGALLLHQDNTIQHAGVVGGVGGVAGHSHKYYHGESHGYFNQLKTNNNYSAVTAACLMCRREVFQKVGGFEPELAVAFNDVDLCFKMLNQGYKNICVSHVRLYHYESKSRGYDDTPEKQARFSQEVKYMKSKWKEFIEHDPCYNPNLTREREDFTIEI, from the coding sequence ATGAGCCAAACTAATAGTAAACGGCAATCCCAGATCTTGATTATTACAGGAATGCATCGTTCGGGAACATCTTTAGCGACCTCTCTTTTGCACACATCAGGTTTAGATGTGGGAGATTATTTAATGAGTGGTCAATTTGATAATATTAAAGGACATTTTGAAGATTTAGATTTTGTCAAATTTCATGAAGAAGTTCTCGCCTCTAAAGGGATTAGTACCCAAGGTTGGACAACAGAATCAAAGATTGATGTGCCAGAACAGTTTTTAGAGCAAGCTCAAAGCATTATTGAAAAAAAACAGCACAAATTTTTATGGGGATGGAAAGATCCAAGAACCACACTTTTTCTAAATTTTTGGCAAACCTTTTTACCCAATGCGAAGTTTTTATTTATTTATCGTTCGCCATGGGAAGTCATTGATTCTTTATATCGTCGTGGGGATGGAGCATTTCTTAAAAATCCTAATTTAGCCATTGATTTATGGTGCTCTTATAATGAAATTATTTTAGATTTCTGTAATCAAAATCCAGAATCCTGTCTTTTGTCTGATATTGACCATATCATTCACAATGATCAAAGTTTTCTCGAAGAAATACAGCAAAAATTTGGCATTCCTCTCCAACCGAATCAGCTATCTAAAATCTATAATCCCTCTCTATTTAACAACTCAAAATTGGGGAAACATCGCCCCACAATTATTCAGACTCACTTTCCCAAGGCAATAGAAATTTATCAAAAGTTAAATCAAAACTGTACCAATATCTTATCGAATTATAAAAGTGATTGCAATGGGAGAAACTCTCCATTTTCTAATTATCAATCTTGGGTGCTTCAAGACTGGTTAAACCTGCGTCAAAAAGAGCGAGAACTCAAACAGATTGAAACTGAACTAGAACAGACTCAAACTGAACTAGAGAAGAGTCAATCCCAAATCTATCATTATCAAGTTCAGTTAAAAGAAGCACAAACCACCATAATTGCTATGGAAACTAGCAAGTTTTGGAAATTACGGAAACTCTGGTTTAAGTGCAAAAACTTGCTCAAATCTCAACTCTATGTCCACTATTTGAATCAATTAAAGTTAGTTATTTTCTTATCTCTGAAATATGGCATACCTGATACCATTCAAAGGTTAAGGCAAGACTATAAAATTCCTTTGAGTGATGATATTAACTATCAAAAATGGTTAGCACTACATTACCCTAAAAAGTCCGATCTCATGGCAATGGCTGAAAAGTTGAACTCTTTAAAGTATCAACCTGTCATTAGTATCATCATGCCTGTTTTTAACACACCTGAAGCATTTTTAAAGGAATCAATCGAGACCGTCCTCACTCAAGTTTATCCCCACTGGGAGTTATGTATTGCTGATGATGCTTCAACTCAACGTCACATTCGAGATTTATTAAATCACTATCAAGCTCAAGATGCAAGAATAAAAGTTATTTTCAGACCAGAAAATGGTCACATTTCAAAGACCTCTAATTCCGCTTTAGAGTTGGCAACTGGGGAATATATAGCCTTATTAGATCATGATGATTTGCTAACTCCTGATGCCTTATATCAAGTGGTTAAATTCCTCAATCAAACCCCTGAAGCCGATATGATTTATTCTGATGAAGATAAGATTAACGAAGAGGGAAAACTGCAAGATCCATACTTTAAGCCAGACTGGTGTCCCGATTCTTTTTTATCTAGAATGTACACCAACCATTTAGGAATTTATCGTCATCAACTCATTCAAGAAATTGGGGGTTTTCGAGAAGGTTACGAAGGGAGTCAAGACTATGATCTCGTTTTAAGACTGACAGAAAAAACCGATCAGATTTTCCATCTTCCTAAGATTTTATATCATTGGCGGATTCATCCCAACTCAACGGCTGAGAATTTATCTAGTAAAAATTATGCAACGGAGGCAGCTAAAAAAGCTCTGGAGGATGCTTTGAAGAGAAGAGAAGAAAAAGGAAAAATTGTCCCCGTAGAAGGGGGACATCATATTATCAGGTATGAGGTCAAAGACCCTGATTTAGTGAGTATTATTATCCCAACCAAAAATTTAGGAAATGTTCTGAATACTTGTCTGAAGTCTATTTTTGAAAAAACAACTTATCCTCATTATGAAGTATTAGTGATTGATAATGGAAGCACCGAGCAACAGACTAAAAACATTTTTGAATCGTGGAAAATGAGAGAACCGAATCGGTTTAGATATGAAACCCTAGATATTCCTTTTAATTTTTCTAAACTTAATAATTATGGAGTAGAGCAGACAACAGGGAAATATTTGCTTTTCTTGAATAATGATACGGAAGTGATTGATAATGATTGGCTGGAGGCGATGGTCGAACAAGCACAAAGACCAAGCATCGGCGCAGTTGGAGCTTTATTATTACATCAAGATAATACGATACAACACGCTGGTGTCGTCGGAGGCGTTGGTGGTGTCGCTGGACATAGTCATAAATATTATCATGGAGAATCTCATGGTTATTTTAATCAACTTAAAACGAATAATAACTATTCCGCCGTTACCGCAGCTTGTTTAATGTGTCGTCGTGAAGTTTTTCAAAAAGTTGGAGGTTTTGAACCTGAGTTAGCTGTCGCTTTCAATGATGTAGATTTATGCTTTAAGATGCTGAATCAAGGCTACAAAAATATATGCGTCTCTCATGTCAGACTTTATCATTATGAATCTAAAAGTCGTGGTTATGATGACACACCAGAAAAACAAGCAAGGTTTAGCCAAGAGGTCAAATACATGAAATCTAAATGGAAGGAGTTCATTGAACATGACCCTTGCTATAATCCAAATTTAACCAGAGAAAGAGAAGACTTTACAATCGAGATCTAG
- a CDS encoding TldD/PmbA family protein, with product MTNYRSLLSDLIQTYRDRADFILIRLEESDSTDLLLRGNKIETLSEEVAVGGQVRVCYKGGWGFASFNRLSTLKDRLEDAIAAARLVGTQKTTLAPVPTIEGVYRLPLPAGDPREIPLADKKALCEHYNQLLQGYDARITTTSVSYSDITQRVTIATSEGTLVEQSWADLEARFSAIAREGEMVQTGRETTGSRRGWQDLLNLDQQVITAAERAVNALSLPTVTGDTYTVVIDPILSGLFVHEAFGHLSEADMTYENPDLLDVMTMGRQFGPRNLQIFDGAAPPGHRGSYQVDDEGTPAETTQLIQDGVLVGRLHSRETAGKLGERPTGNARCLDYQYPPLVRMTNTWIEQGETPVEDLFQDIPLGVYAKNWLGGMTNGEMFTFSAGEAWMIRDGKLAEPVRDVTLSGNVFKTLANIEAIGNDFYWDESGGCGKGGQSGLPVGCGGPSLRIKDVVVGGDSENES from the coding sequence ATGACTAATTATCGCTCTCTGTTATCTGATTTAATTCAAACCTATCGCGATCGCGCTGATTTTATTCTGATTCGCCTCGAAGAATCCGACAGCACTGATCTTCTCCTGCGAGGAAACAAAATTGAAACTCTCAGTGAAGAAGTTGCAGTTGGCGGACAAGTGCGAGTTTGCTATAAAGGCGGTTGGGGGTTTGCTAGTTTTAATCGCCTCAGCACCCTAAAAGATCGCCTAGAAGACGCGATCGCAGCAGCAAGATTAGTGGGAACTCAAAAGACGACATTAGCTCCTGTCCCGACTATAGAAGGGGTTTACAGGCTACCGTTACCCGCAGGTGACCCGCGAGAGATTCCCTTAGCTGATAAAAAAGCCCTGTGTGAGCATTACAATCAGCTTTTGCAGGGTTATGATGCGCGGATTACGACAACCAGTGTCAGTTATAGCGATATTACTCAGCGTGTCACGATTGCAACTTCTGAAGGGACGTTAGTCGAACAAAGTTGGGCGGATTTAGAAGCCAGATTCAGCGCGATCGCGCGAGAAGGAGAAATGGTGCAAACAGGGCGAGAAACCACAGGATCGCGTCGTGGATGGCAAGATTTACTCAACTTAGACCAGCAAGTCATCACCGCAGCAGAAAGAGCAGTTAACGCTCTCAGCCTTCCCACCGTCACTGGCGACACTTACACCGTTGTCATTGATCCCATTCTCAGTGGCTTATTTGTCCATGAAGCCTTTGGTCATCTCTCGGAAGCGGATATGACCTACGAAAACCCCGACTTATTAGATGTCATGACCATGGGACGACAGTTTGGCCCCCGCAACCTGCAAATTTTTGATGGTGCAGCCCCACCCGGACACCGAGGGAGTTACCAAGTGGATGATGAGGGAACGCCTGCTGAAACCACCCAACTGATCCAAGATGGGGTTTTAGTGGGACGACTCCATTCTAGAGAAACCGCAGGGAAGTTAGGGGAACGTCCCACAGGAAATGCGCGTTGTTTAGACTATCAATATCCCCCTCTTGTCCGCATGACCAACACTTGGATCGAACAGGGAGAAACGCCTGTCGAAGACTTATTTCAAGATATTCCCCTGGGAGTCTATGCCAAAAACTGGCTGGGGGGAATGACCAACGGCGAAATGTTTACTTTCTCTGCAGGAGAAGCCTGGATGATTCGTGATGGGAAACTAGCTGAACCTGTCCGCGATGTCACCCTGTCTGGGAATGTTTTCAAAACCCTTGCCAATATTGAAGCCATTGGCAATGATTTCTATTGGGATGAATCTGGCGGTTGCGGGAAAGGTGGACAAAGTGGTTTACCCGTCGGCTGTGGTGGCCCCAGTCTGCGGATCAAAGATGTTGTTGTGGGTGGAGACAGCGAAAACGAAAGTTAA